The Candidatus Eisenbacteria bacterium genomic interval AGCGATAGGCCGCGCAGGCGACCGCGCCGCTCGAGATCCCGACCATCAGGCCCTCTTCCCTGCAGAGGCGGCGCGAGGTGTCGAACGCTTCGTCATTCGTGACGCGGAAGACTTCATCGATCACAGCGAGATTGAGCACGCCCGGGATGAAACCGGCACCGATCCCCTGGATCTTGTGGGGGCCAGGCTTCAGCTCCTGCCTGGCCAGCGCCTGCGTGATCACGGGCGAGTCGGCCGGCTCCACGGCGATCACGCGCACCGCCGGCTTGCGCTCCTTGAGAGCCTCGCCGCAACCGGTGATCGTTCCGCCTGTCCCGACGCCGGCGACCAGGGCGTCCACCTTCCCGTCGGTGTCCTCCCAGATCTCCACCGCCGTCGTCTTGCGGTGGATGGCCGGATTCGCCGGGTTCACGAACTGCCCGATGAGGAGCGAGTTGGCGGTCTGCTTCTGGATCTCCTCCGCCCGCGCGATCGCCCCCTTCATTCCCTTCGCCCCCTCGGTCAGGACGATTCTCGCGCCGAGGGCGGCGATCACCTTCCTGCGCTCGATCGACATCGTCTCGGGCATCGTGAGAATGAGCGGGATCCGCATCGCGGCGCAGATGAAGGCGAGGCCGATGCCGGTGTTCCCGGAGGTCGGCTCGATCACGGTGACGCCGGGCCTGATGAGCCCCCTATCGATCGCGTCCTTGATCATCGATTGCCCGATCCGGTCCTTGACGCTCGACATGGGGTTGAAGGACTCGAGCTTGAAGAGGACGTCGGCTTTGAAGTCCTTCGAGATGTATGGCGTCCGCACCAGGGGCGTGCGCCCGATCGTGTCCGCTATCGAATTGAATACCCGAGCCACGGTGGCCTCCTTGCGTGCAAGTCTCTCGTCGGTTTCAGCAGAACTGCGGCCGG includes:
- the cysK gene encoding cysteine synthase A, with the protein product MARVFNSIADTIGRTPLVRTPYISKDFKADVLFKLESFNPMSSVKDRIGQSMIKDAIDRGLIRPGVTVIEPTSGNTGIGLAFICAAMRIPLILTMPETMSIERRKVIAALGARIVLTEGAKGMKGAIARAEEIQKQTANSLLIGQFVNPANPAIHRKTTAVEIWEDTDGKVDALVAGVGTGGTITGCGEALKERKPAVRVIAVEPADSPVITQALARQELKPGPHKIQGIGAGFIPGVLNLAVIDEVFRVTNDEAFDTSRRLCREEGLMVGISSGAVACAAYRLAARQEFEGKTIVAVLASHGERYLSTPLFDFPEADEGTSPAL